In Juglans microcarpa x Juglans regia isolate MS1-56 chromosome 1S, Jm3101_v1.0, whole genome shotgun sequence, the genomic stretch aatacctataaaaaaaaaaaaaaaaaaaaaaaactatttaagaTTCATATATCACATTGGACTGAGATTCTAATTTGCCAGGAATTATTTCGAGGCCAATGGCATAATTAGAAAAAGCATAGCAAATGggtgttaaaaattaaaactaatagTAATTTTGACGAGTTTACGAGCATTAGGATATGGATCTTGTGggattttgaaaattatgtaCGACATGCACGAATTGAAAATCCGGGGCTTGTCTTTGGGATTTCATTGTATAGAGATATGCATATATgcagatatatatacatatatatatatatatataggcgcacataatatataatttgtgtaTGTGTCATTGTGTATAGACTCGAGAACAAAGACAGAAGGTAGGGGAGTCATCCATGTCCAGAacctctattttctctcttctcctgTGCATTGTCTTTACATAACAAATATACATATCAGCCCGCGTCACTTACAACTTCTTTGGTTCCCGTCCAAACCTTTTCTCTCTTGCTCAAGTATATTCCTCACGACTCTGTTACTATTGCATGCTTTGAATTCGCCAAAAAAAAGCAGTACTTCCCTGAAATACACACCCTCTCGTGTGCTCTTCAACATAGCGCGCGTACATCTTCTAGACCCAATCTTCTTTCATATGTATGTTCCTCTTGCTTGTCATCTTTTTCATTCATTGGCTTCAAATCTGGCTCATGATTAATTGGTTGATATTGTTTTTCGTAaattctctttctttgtttgatTTTCTTGGTTGACTCTAATGGGTCTTGTTTTCAGTATTCAATGGGACCCATTAGAGGGttcaagaggaagaagagggcAGAGAAAAAAGTTGACCAAAATGTCTTGGCTGCTTTGCTCCGCTCCCAACCCCAGCCCTTGGATTGGTGGGACGACTTCTCCCAGAGGATTACTGGTACAATATATTCCACAGTTTTGTATTATGCATTTGCATATTTTGCTTGCTTGttggttggtttgattttttgagttttgtggATATTATGCATTGAGATTGGTGCTAGTTGTCATGTCTCGTTCGCCGCTTACGAGGGCATCAGTTGGGATTTCTTAGCCTTTGGTGAAATTTGAAGACATGGGTCAATGCAGTTTTCAAATATTGGATTGAAATTTTCGATGTCTACATTCACTCAccctttttattgttttgtttttgttttgtaaagCATGAATTATGAAAACTGCAAACTGGAATGTATTATTACAATCTTTTAGCTTGTATTTCTTGCTTAtcttcttttgattgatttgtgTGGATTTGAATTCCACATTAATATTGCTTACCTTGCCGCATACCTGGCGTGATGATTAGGAGGGGATTAGTTAGGTTTCCCTGGCTCTTGGTGAAATTTAAGGCCATGGGTCGATTCCAGTTTTAATAATTGGATTGATTTGTACATGTATTCTTTCATTCCAATATTCTAGTTGTGCCACATTATGACTTTGATCATAACTGACTGGTATGTATGGCGACAGTAAACCATGAAAGACTTTTATTTCTTGATTTGTGTCCGTTGTTAAGTTTCTGTAGATTCCATACAATGATGTTTCTCTTATAGTGGCCTGATGATATGGTGCTGCAAAGGATAGGTAAGTTGGTTTTCTTTGTATCCATAAAAACATTAAGACTTGAGAAAATTCCAGTTTGTAAGAAATAGATTGGTTTCTTGTCTTTATGTTGCAACCCAATAATGTTTTGTACAAAAGAGTTCACTGCagtttcttatatatatatatatatatatatatatttatgtttgtgcTATTCAATTTGTTTCTTATGTTCTCGTAAGTGCATTCTACCATAATCTTTCGGGCTTCTCCTCTTCATTATACTACTATTTCTTTCCCCAAGGAACCAGGTaaatgaacaaagaaagaaaagtgcACTATTGATAGGTTATCTATTGAATTCTACATACTGTGACTTAATAACTAAGTATCACGTGCATACAGAACAGCCTATCTACCATGCTTCATTGCCCCTCGTTTGGTTTTCCAAGTCATTATGTATAGGAGTCATATGGTATGCATATAAGCTTCTTCTTCCAGTGGGTTTCCATGATGGAGATTGATATTCAATTATGTTGGGAAGGGGGATCATTACAATTATCTCTGCTGTTTTCTTGATTTAATATATTTCTGGAAGATTAAAGCCAACATTATGATTTATCATTCAGAAAAGCCTCTTTAAATGTCTATAGAAATAGAAGATAGCTGAAATTGATAATGGGAATGATTGAATGGAAAAATGAACCACTTCACAAAACACTTCAAGGCCCAATGACTTGGGCAGAAATATGGTAAGGGAAGAGTGATTGAGCACCTAGTTTTTCATTTGTTGCTCCTTTCACAAAATACAATGAATGGAAGAAAACAGTACCCCGTTGATGTCAAGATTATGTTCTCTAGAGGATGTAGTTATCTAATTTGTTCTACTTATTACAGTATGTTTTGACACTCTTATCTATGGAGTTGATGGTCCTTCGTAAGTTTTTCAATCTATATCAAGCAATGGATTTTATTCCCAGAGTATATTCGTGTTTAGAATCTAATTGGAAATTCTTGCTATGGATTTAATACCTAAGGAGATCTTTTCTGTGTCTAAAAAACATGTcccctttcaaatatttaacaatCATCATAATTGTAGAGATCGacaaacattttccttttacttaAGATTTGAAACAACCATGGATCACTTCCTTTTAGAAATAGACTCATTCTCAGAAGGTAACATTACTAATTAGCagcacttataaaaaaaaaaaaaaaaaacattactaACTAGCAgctatcttaaaaaaaaatttttctatCTCTTATGTCTGTTTATCAAAGAGCCATGAAACTGCTGCTGCGTATCACCTGGATGTTCAGAATGAATTTGGGACACTTCCAGCCACAGTTGTCTGTCTTGTTTCAGTTCTCCAATTAAAAGTTTCTAGCCATACACTTCCAACAAGATTAGGCAGTTGTTGTGTGcttgaaaaaactaaaagaaagaCGTTTATTTTATGCCCAAAATGTTGGAGTTCATATTTTGTGGGGCTAAATGTTGGAGTTCATCATGGGAATccaaaatacatatattatgcccatcattattctttttctaattaattttatagcTTGCTTTCTGTACTGTTCCTGATAATTATGTTTAGAAAGTGTTTAGGATTACAGAGTTGATATGttataaacaaaataagaacTAAACTGGGCATGCTTCAGAATTTTGTCTCTATATTCCAGAAACTCTGGGGGAACTTAAGTGAAGTCATGTTCCATGGGTTTTCGTAATTAATAAGAGGGGGCTTCTTTTCACGAACAAAAACTCTCCCTAATGGCCATTAGATCGCATATACCAAATGGGGGATTCCTTGTAGGAAACACGTTTATACTTCAGCTTGATCATGAGGCAGAAACATAAGTAAACCTACTTAGTTATAGAGGACCTGTGTTTCTTGTAAGACAGCAAGGCATAAGTTTTTAGATATCTCAGAGATATTAATATACTGCATATCAAGAAGAGAAATCTTTGGTCTACACAAAGATTGTATAAGAGTGAACTTACAAACTAATGTGGCTTGATATGTGatgtcatattgtgaaactctttttattgtaaagtaaatctagcATTTCATATCAAggcacatcaatttgtaagatCACTTTTGTAAGATTTTTGTGTAAACCTAGCACTTCTTTATCAAGACAATGAAATATTCAGAGATTCAGGAGGTGCTTGAGAGAAACACATGGAAGGACAGCAGAAAGTATGGTTGTTATACCAGGAAGTGTTGGTTTCCAGTGATTGGAGCAAAGGATTTTATATTAGCATTACGTTGATGAAACTGATTTTGCGGTACGTGGCTGAAACCTgccaaaaaaagaaactttGTAGTATGCGGTTCAGTCCATGGACTAACATCTGCATATAGACAATGGAATACAGTAAGGTCTGAGCCACTCATTCTTCTCCATTCTATTGTGATATAATTCTTGTTTTCCATGTTTAAGAATATAACCATCTTTTATTGGTTTTGCTTGTATATGGGAATACAGTTTAGACTAAATAATCCACCATTCGCTTTTGCTAAGAAAAAAATGGTCCACTATTCCCTTTAAATATAAGTTGTCTGGTTTGTCGTAGCTAGATgttatcttttttgtttcttaatgTTCGGTTTCTCCATGTCCACATCCTTGAGTGAGTATGTTCCAATTTTGCCACTTTTCAGGACCTTTATCTCAGTCAAAGAATCCAAACAAATTTGAATCtgttttcaaaatctcaaggAAGACATTCAACTATATTTGTTCCCTTGTAAGGGACAATATGATGGCTAGGCCTTCCAACTTCAATGGTATAAATGGCAAGCCTTTGTCTTTAAATGACCAAGTGGCTGTTGCTCTCAGGAGACTTAGCTCTGGCGAATCACTATCAAGTGTTGGTGAGTCATTTGGGATGAACCAATCCACAGTTTCGCAAATAACCTGGAGGTTTGTTGAAGCAATAGAAGAACGAGGGATTCACCATCTCTGTTGGCCTTCAACAGAAGTAGAGATGGAGGAGTTAAAATCGAAGTTCCAGAAAATCCGGGGCCTTCCAAATTGTTGTGGTGCAATAGACATCACACACATCATGATGACTCTGCCTACAATGGACTCAACTGATGACATCTGGCTTGATCATGAGAAAAACTGCAGCATGATCTTGCAGGCAGTTGTGGACCCAGAAATGAGATTCCGTGACATAATTACCGGGTGGCCAGGAAGCTTGAGTGATGACCTTGTGCTCCGAAGCTCAGGTTTCTTCAAACTTTCTGAAGAAGGTAAAAGGTTGAATGGAAAGGAAGTGGAGCTTTCTCAAGGAAAAGAGTTAAGGGAATATATAATAGGAGATGCAGGGTTTCCCCTTTTGCCATGGCTTCTTACTCCTTATCAAGGAAGAGGCCTCCTAGATTTTCAGTCTGAGTTTAACAAGAGGCACTTTGCGACTCGAATGGTGGCACAGAGAGCGTTGGCTAGGTTGAAGGAGATGTGGAAGATAATTCAAGGAGTAATGTGGAAGCCTGATAAGCATAGGTTACCAAGGATCATTCTTGCTTGTTGCATACTGCACAACATAGTTATTGATATGGAGGATGAGGTGCAAGATGAAATGCCTTTGTCTCATCATCATGATTCAAATTACCGACAACAAACTTGCCAATCTGCCGACAACACTGCAGTTGTTATCAGGGAAAATCTTTCACTCTGCTTATCTGGAAAACTAACATCTTGAAAgcattcttctctctctttttggaCAATTGTCTACGATTTAATTGTCAAAGTACTCTTCCTTTTTGTTAGCTGAAATGGGAAGTTATACTTGTTTGGTTATTTTCTTTCACATTGAGCTTGGTCGAATAGTAAATGACAATTATATGAATCTCTCTCTTAAGAGAACTTTTAGCACAATGCTGAATATGATCAGGGAGATGAACAACTGTTTTCGCCACACAATAAAATTTGCCACGAATGAATTCAAAAAcgtttcacaatttttttttagattttttttttcggctTGAGTACAAACATCTTTCAAACACACAAAATCTTCACCTCATTGTTTGTCTTAAATCTTatgataacaaaaaataaaaaataaaattaactttcacaaaatttgttttctaaaagtgtactttttttaaaaaaataaaaattctatatgtgcagtcatttttatttattttttacgcACTTCACTAGTGTAATTAATTacgtcacttttttttatataaaataactggTTTAACTAATCAAATTAGTGGAGTGCGTGAGGAGTACTtttacggaaaaaaaaaaaaaaagttctctgAGCATATCTCAAGAAGTCTTTTCAAAtccgattatatatatatatatatatatatatatatatatattacagaaAATCTTAAAAAGGTCTGAAAAGCTTCTATACAATTTTTtcctaattaaaaaataaaatttcgatCCACAAATCTTGTAATGGGCAAGGTTCAACCATAGGTTAACGAGCCCAGGGCCCAACTTCTCAATTTCAACGGATTTGGATTTTGTAATGGAATGGAGTTCTGTTATTTATAAGTCTCACGTactataaatcatattttttaaaattttttttagttttattcttcttaaaataattaaattattttactgatcatttatataccacacatttggtaagagaaaaaaataaaaaaaaataataaaatgagtggTGTGTTACTGTGTAGTGTGTGAGACTTATGAATTTTTCTATAGAAGGTATATCATCCAAAGATTAGCCTCGCCTTCCCCACTCCCCGGAAAAAGAAGCCGAAGAATATGCTCAGGGACGAGAAGTTCCGGTTTGCTTCGTTTCATATTGCCTTGGCCGCTGCTCTCCAGGTAAAATTAATTCTCATACATCCCCCAACCAATGCCGTTCTTTACACATGAAGATAAGAATATTGCCTACGtgagtgtgtgtatatattacaCATCTATTCAACTGGTGCAGGAAATTGAGGGGAATTCGTGTGTTGGTGAATGCTCGGGGTACATGACGTGGTTGCAGAGACAGGAGTCAGGACTCCATCAAGCAGAATTTTTGTGCTCTTATAATCAAAACAGTGGAGATGATTGGAAATTGAGTCATTCTTTACGTGTTATAAGAAAAGCAGCACTTTGGTGGTTGTTGATTTCAAGATTAATGCTTGTGAAAGTGATAACGATCTGTAGTTAGGTAGAGGGGAAAATCTTTGGGTGCTACCTGGTAAGTGGTTCATAAGGATGTGGTTGGCATGAGTTGTAAACTCATACatctcatatttaattctatttttggagttttcttGGATTACCTACTACACGGTTCTTGTAAATGGGATCGTGTTGTATATCTGACTTTTCCGATATGGTATTCTGAATGACCGACCAtatctttataagattctacATAATtatagtaagaaaaaaaataaaatttgtcaatAGAAATATCACAAAAGCAAACCTACatataaattaacgtgacttaatgtgatatgttaaattataaaattatttttattataaaataaatattatatatcatatataactaTATCAATTTGCATCTCAACTCTTATGAGAGTTTTTTACAACTGCAGCATTTATTATCCATATACATATGTTATAGAATTGTTCAATAGGataatgaaatgataaataCGTCGGAATTTCGTGTGCAAATAGCATGCCGTCAACGGAGCATTAACTTGCTCGTAAGgatgcgtttggttaccaataATCTTCACTTCATTGATGGAGATTATTGATGGAGTCCCTTACTTGCTCGTAAGAGACTCCATCAATAATCTTCACTTCACTTGCTCGTGGAAGTGAAGATCTTTGACCATCTCCACTGGTGCACAAGTATATCTCTAAACTTAATTTGCagattctacttttttttttttttttttttgctattgATGTTTCTAACAAACAAGGGATTGAGAATAGAAAAATTTGactcatcatttttaaattatacatcacacataattttttatttttattttttttaccaaatatgtgatgtatagatgatgaataaaataactcaattattttaaaaagaataaaataaaagaagaataaaaaaaatgtggtatgTGAGAATAATGACTAGCAAAACTATTGAGAAGAGTGTGTCAAGAGGCAAGGGAAACATTGTCAAGAGTCAGGGGGAAGTATCAGGAGAAAGTGTGAAAGGGAGACGTGGTTAGACAAGCAAAACGGACTCCCCCCCACCACTATCGAGGCGCACGCAAGAAGAGGATCAGATAAAACGCAAACGACCTGACGACTTGGGgacttcaacttcttcttcaacctctcaaAGGGGAGCTCCAGCGAGGGAGTCTTCTCCAgtaaatatattcaagatcTTCATTGTATAGTGAGGAATGAGAAACtataaacaagcatattatagtgcATTTCTCCTCTCCAAATACCCatggacgtaggcattatgccgaaTCACATAAATCTCTGTCTCAATCTCCTACTTTCCCTGCATTTGTTTTCTATACACCTCCATGGATGTACGCACTAACGCCGTACGGCCGCACTGGACCACTGTCGGAGGTACCAGACCACACCGATTGAGGCCCAAATAGTCATAACGGGTCgaaaatgactctttctccccgAATCATCATAGTGGGCAAAACATCGAACATTGGCAACATGGCTCCACTCGGACGCCCCAATATGACTTAATCAGAACAAATTTCCTAGCACTAACGTGCACTTGGATACATCGAACCTTCGTCATTGCCGAAACATGGCAACCCACAGGCCTCAATCGGCCCGCCTCCAACCTTCGCTGCGCTCAAGCAGGGGCAAGTCAAGTTCGTCACCTCACTTTGTGATTTGGGTTGTTTACGCTAATCGAATTGACCTTTTTTGGTGTGGACAAGTGTCTCCTTCAATAAAatcgagtcccttgactcgctgtgACACAATGATCGGACACAAGTCCATTGACTTGCCAACCATCGCGCCAGCAAAaccgagtcccttgactcattGCGACACAACGGTCAAGCACAAGTTTCTTGACTTGCCAACCCTCGCACCAGCCAAGccgggtcccttgactcaccAAGATGCATTGGTTAGGCTAGAGCCCGATGGCTAGCCCATGTGACCAATAGGACACAAGTCTATTGACTTGCCAACCTTCGTGCCACCTCGCCATAATGCATTGGTCAAACTAGGGCCCCAGGGCTTGCCCACACAACCAGTTGAATGCAAGTCCCTTGACTTATTGACCTTTGTGCTACCAAGCAGAGTCCTTAGACTCGTCGCAAAGTGTAGGCTGGACACTAGTCCTAGGACTTGCCCAGACGACCATTCGGACACAAGTCCATTGACTTGCCCACCTCCGCGCTGTtacaagtccctagactcgtgCCGAGTGTCACATAGACACTCGAGCCATAACCGCTGTCAGCGGGTTACCTCTGGGAACGAGCCTTCGGAGTTAACGAGCCCTCGAGCTTCATAACCGTCTTGTGCGAGTCGCCTTCAAGAACGAGTTGACGAACTCGACAATTTCCTAAGGTGGACCCAGGGAGTAGACAGGCCCTCTGACCACTTGACGTGGGTTACTTCACACAAACTCCGACACTAACAGTAAatcgaaaacaaaaacatcagaCAAACATACACTTTTCAATAACAACAGACACACATGCAGATGTGCCTTTGGACTATGCATCTTATGCGGTCCGGTACACCTCTCGCCACATAGAGCTCCGCGCTAGCATCGTACGTGGTAGAGTACACCTCTCGTCACATCCAAGCTCCGCGCTCGCATATTATACGGTCGAGTACACTTCCCGCCACATCCGAGCTCTGTGCTCGCATCTTACGCGGTCGAGTACACCTCTTGGCACATCCGAGCTCCACGCTCGCATCTTACGCAGTCAAGTATACCTCCCACCACATCCAAACTTCGTGTTTCCATCATGCGCGATCGAGTACACCTCCCGCCACATTTGAGCTCTGCGCTTGTATTTTACTCAGTCGAGTACACCTCTCATCACATCCGGACTCCGAACTCGCATCATACGCAGTCGAGTACACCTCCCGCCACATCTGAGCTTCGAGCTCGCATTATACGCGATCGAGTACACCTCCTAAGTACAACCTTGATTGCATATTTTATCCTAAAGATTCACAAGGTCTTTGTTGGGACAAATTGCCCTTAAGAATCGCGAACaactgaaaatgataaaaattaaaatatccaGGCCCAGTGGTGGATGAGACAAGAGGAAAAGCAAGAAGGTAAGGGAGAAGAGTGTGTCAAGAGGCAAGGGGCCAGTGTCAGGAGAAAGTGGGAAAGAGAAACGTGGTCAGACACACAAAGCGGACTTCCTTAACCACTACCAAGGCACACGTGAGAAGAGGATCAGATAAAAAGTAAGCTACCTGATGACTTGGAGAATttgacttcttcttcaaactcttGAAAGGGAGCTCCAGTAAGGGGGTCTTCTCCAGCAAATATATTCAAGTctccattgtacagtgagaaatgagaggctatgagagactataaacaagtatattatagtggTTTTATCCTCCTCTAAATACCTGTGGACGTAGACATTATACCGAACTATATAAATCTTTGTGTCTCAATCTCTAACTTTTCCTGCATTTGTTTTCTATACACCATCATGGATGTAAGCGCCGATACTATACGACCGCACCGGACCACTGTCGGGGGCACCATACCACACAGATTGAGGCCAAAATATTCATAGCGAGCCATGTATGACTCTTTACTCCCTTTTGACTTGTTTTACGATTTTTTGTATCAACAATAATAGACAGAAGAAGTTTAGTTTTTCCTGACAAGCAACCCCCTAGCTATCTAGTAGCTATATTTTTAGAGTGTGCATGCAAGGGGGAGCAATGTTATATAGAAGAATTTTACCTATCATTCTCATACCATAcattacatataattttttatttttttctcttactaaatgtatggtgtatggatgatgagtagaataactcaattaatttataaagaataaaactaaaaagatttctaaaaaatttaaagtaatAAAATTAAGTGTGGTATGTGATATAAGAAAGATGAGTAGCAAAATCTTCTTATATAACATGACAATCCGTTCCCAGGTTCTTAGTGAGCTCCATCAAGGAAAGTAAAATAACTGTGGAAAGCTTTGCAGTTCCCTTGTAAGTCCGTACATCCTGGCCTTCAGTACTCAGAGTGACTCGGATGGTTTGAGAATTCCCCACACACGATGCATGAAGATGAGTAACATGACAATCCATTCCTAGGTTCATAGTGAGGACCATTGAGGAAAGTAAATAACCGTGGAAGCATGCTTTGCACTTCGCTTGTAAATTCGTATGTCATGGCCTTCAGTACTCAGAGTGACTTAGATGGTTTGAGAATTCCCTACACATAATGATCACATATGCatacatacgtatatatatatatttatagcgGTGCTATTCTGACGCTCAGAGTGCACCGCTCCATCTTATTGCtagtttaaaattatatttttatcttttttaaatttttttatttatattttttttatccttttagaacatttttaaaagataaaaaaaattaatacactaataattactttattaactattaagtaaaaaaaataaaaaataaaataaaataaaatacatgagatatcaaaataataaataaatgaagtaggtaaaataacattttatatatatatatatatatacatatataatatgtgtgcAACAGAAATCATGATTCATGCACTGTTACACATATATGGTACCACCTTTTAGACGTTAATTTTCTTGACTTCTTTAGCAATTTAAATACAAACCCGATAAAGAAGACAAACCCAAGACAGAGACACAGGGACTACGGTTCCCGTACTTCCAGATGGAGCAATATCAGGCCTCAATTAATTTAGTCCTTGGCCcactgaaaataaataattctctATTCGATCCTGACGATTGCActtcatatcattttaaaaaataattttgtatataatgatgaagtttgtaaatataatataattattttaaaaaaatagagtctattagtaaaaaaatttttttttaatctaagtctcatattttaattatttttttaagcgATTATGCGACGATTGCATAatttacgattataaatatcttttttccattcaaaatatactatttaatatttagaTCCCGTTTGTATAACGAaattattcatttcatttcatctcatctcatctcatcgttataattttcttaaatttatatataaaatataataaataattcaatattttcaaactctaaaataataataaatagtattcaATAATTAATTCAACTTGTAAtctttatctaaaattattatctcattttactgTTCAAATCTCACCGTATTCTCATTTTCTTGGCAGGTAGGAGATCAGCAATGACTCATTCTTTAGAGACGACAGCATCGcatttttcatttccttccacGCCGACGACGTTAAACCcgtaaaaacaatattttcataaaacatgAGTATACGGAAAATCACAGTTAcattatattaaaatccccaACCTCCCCACCCCCCCGGGCGGGGCGGGGGGCCCCACCGCAAATAATCGTGTGCATGACACCCACAAGAAGAACGAGACAGAGAGAGATGCATGAATGTTGACCGTATTTTCCACATGACTTATGTTATAACTATACATAAGGCAGCATAAAACCAAacagtgatgatgatggagaagTCAATTACCTGCTTTAAAAAGCTTGACCAGGAACCAATTCAACAGTGGCAGTTAATCAAATAACTGTTTagctaattaataatatatattgcaCGTGATGTTAGACCCAATTATTTAGGCTGCTGCATGCTTGCACCAACTCATGTTTAGCTAACTTCATCTACatgtattttagaaaaattcagatttattaattattagctTAATTGACTGACCAAGTTCTTGTGGCTAATCAAAGAACTGGTCCAGACCGCTAGCTTAATTTGATCACCAACTGCTTTCAAAATTTATAAGCAGCCTTTGAAAACATCTCGGTTCCATGTACATATTAAGTCCTACGTACGCCAACCCCAAAAAGATAATCTAGATGGTGATGCCGGATGAGGTCCATCGATCGGCCAGGTTCATGCAATTAACTAACTATCTTTGGATCTGATCTTTGTCgtacaatttattataaaaaaaatagatttttgtgactattta encodes the following:
- the LOC121246361 gene encoding protein ALP1-like — its product is MGPIRGFKRKKRAEKKVDQNVLAALLRSQPQPLDWWDDFSQRITGPLSQSKNPNKFESVFKISRKTFNYICSLVRDNMMARPSNFNGINGKPLSLNDQVAVALRRLSSGESLSSVGESFGMNQSTVSQITWRFVEAIEERGIHHLCWPSTEVEMEELKSKFQKIRGLPNCCGAIDITHIMMTLPTMDSTDDIWLDHEKNCSMILQAVVDPEMRFRDIITGWPGSLSDDLVLRSSGFFKLSEEGKRLNGKEVELSQGKELREYIIGDAGFPLLPWLLTPYQGRGLLDFQSEFNKRHFATRMVAQRALARLKEMWKIIQGVMWKPDKHRLPRIILACCILHNIVIDMEDEVQDEMPLSHHHDSNYRQQTCQSADNTAVVIRENLSLCLSGKLTS